A stretch of Oculatellaceae cyanobacterium DNA encodes these proteins:
- a CDS encoding exopolyphosphatase — translation MQLTDKQYRLVTRSDFDGLVCAVLLKSLDLINEIKFVHPKDMQDGKIEITNQDITTNLPYVKGVGLAFDHHLSETIRNPDVKEHYIIDPNAPSAARVVYDYFGGKDKFPEISHEMMVAVDKADSAKFAMDEVLHPQGWVLLNFIMDARTGLGRFKDFQISNYNLMMHLIEYCKNHSIDEILTLPDVKERVELYFEQEEKFKEQIKRCSTVYGKLVVLDLRNEEVIYAGNRFMIYALFPDCNISIHVMWGLKKQNIVYAVGKSIFDRSSQTNIGELMLKYGGGGHANAGTCQVAVDVAEETLKSLIAQINTDG, via the coding sequence ATGCAACTCACCGACAAACAATATAGATTAGTTACTAGAAGTGATTTTGATGGTCTTGTTTGTGCAGTTTTATTAAAAAGCTTAGACCTAATTAATGAAATAAAGTTTGTTCATCCCAAAGATATGCAGGATGGCAAAATTGAAATTACAAATCAAGATATTACTACTAATTTACCTTATGTAAAAGGCGTTGGTTTAGCATTCGATCACCATTTAAGTGAAACTATCAGAAACCCTGACGTTAAAGAACACTACATTATTGATCCAAACGCTCCCTCAGCAGCTAGGGTTGTTTATGATTATTTTGGTGGAAAAGATAAATTTCCCGAAATTTCTCACGAGATGATGGTAGCGGTTGATAAAGCTGACTCAGCCAAATTTGCTATGGATGAAGTTTTACATCCTCAAGGCTGGGTACTATTAAATTTCATCATGGATGCTAGGACAGGTTTAGGGAGATTTAAAGATTTTCAAATCTCCAACTATAACTTAATGATGCACTTAATTGAATACTGTAAAAATCACAGTATTGATGAAATTCTCACTCTGCCTGATGTCAAAGAAAGAGTTGAACTTTACTTTGAACAAGAAGAAAAATTCAAGGAGCAAATCAAAAGATGTTCAACTGTTTATGGCAAGTTAGTTGTTTTAGATTTAAGAAATGAAGAGGTAATTTATGCAGGGAATCGCTTTATGATTTATGCGTTGTTCCCTGACTGCAATATCTCTATACACGTAATGTGGGGACTGAAGAAACAAAATATAGTTTATGCAGTTGGTAAGTCAATTTTTGATCGCAGTTCTCAAACAAATATTGGTGAATTGATGTTAAAGTATGGCGGTGGCGGTCATGCTAATGCGGGAACTTGCCAAGTTGCTGTTGATGTAGCAGAAGAAACACTAAAATCGCTAATTGCTCAAATTAATACAGATGGGTAA